One Elaeis guineensis isolate ETL-2024a chromosome 10, EG11, whole genome shotgun sequence genomic window carries:
- the LOC105052943 gene encoding plasma membrane ATPase 4: MAGISLEEIKNENVDLERIPIDEVFEQLKCSREGLSTAEGEQRLKIFGPNKLEEKKESKVLKFLGFMWNPLSWVMEIAAIMAIALANGGGKPPDWQDFVGIVVLLIINSTISFIEENNAGNAAAALMAGLAPKTKVLRDGRWSEQDAAILVPGDIISIKLGDIIPADARLLDGDPLKIDQSALTGESLPVTKNPGDEIFSGSTCKQGEIEAVVIATGVHTFFGKAAHLVDSTNNVGHFQKVLTAIGNFCICSIGLGMLVEIVVMYPIQHRRYRDGIDNLLVLLIGGIPIAMPTVLSVTMAIGSHRLSEQGAITKRMTAIEEMAGMDVLCSDKTGTLTLNKLTVDKNMIEIFVKDIDKDTVVLYSARASRVENQDAIDASVVGMLADPKEARAGIQEVHFLPFNPVDKRTAITYTDSAGKWHRISKGAPEQIIELCNMREDSKKRIHAIIDKFADRGLRSLGVAKQEVPEANKESPGGPWQFIGLLPLFDPPRHDSAETIRRALNLGVNVKMITGDQLAIAKETGRRLGMGTNMYPSSSLLTDKKDAISGGIPIDELIEKADGFAGVFPEHKYEIVKRLQDRKHICGMTGDGVNDAPALKKADIGIAVADATDAARGASDIVLTEPGLSVIVSAVLTSRAIFQRMKNYTIYAVSITIRIVLGFLLLALIWQFDFSPFMVLIIAILNDGTIMTISKDRVKPSPVPDSWKLREIFATGIVLGTYLALMTVLFFWIAQESDFFSNAFKVRSIRDNTDELTAALYLQVSIISQALIFVTRSRGWFFVERPGLLLVGAFVAAQLVATVIAVYASWGFAQIHGIGWGWAGVIWLYTIVTFFPLDILKFIIRYSLSGQAWDNLFQNKTAFTNKPDYGKGEREAQWALAQRTLHGLHPPEDSGSLFNEKSNNYRELSEIAEQAKRRAEVARLRELHTLKGHVESVVKLKGLDIETIQQHYTV; the protein is encoded by the exons ATGGCTGGCATCTCATTGGAAGAGATCAAAAATGAGAATGTCGATCTT GAGCGGATTCCGATCGACGAAGTCTTCGAGCAGCTGAAATGCTCCAGGGAGGGGCTCAGCACTGCAGAAGGGGAGCAGCGTCTCAAGATCTTTGGCCCCAATAAGCTCGAAGAGAAAAAG GAGAGCAAGGTCCtcaagttcttgggcttcatgtgGAACCCACTGTCATGGGTCATGGAGATTGCTGCCATCATGGCCATCGCTCTTGCCAATGGAGGG GGTAAACCACCTGATTGGCAAGACTTCGTTGGTATCGTTGTCCTTCTCATCATCAACTCCACCATTAGCTTTATCGAGGAGAACAATGCAGGCAATGCTGCTGCCGCCCTCATGGCTGGCCTTGCTCCAAAGACTAAG GTGTTGAGAGATGGAAGGTGGTCGGAGCAAGATGCAGCGATACTTGTCCCGGGAGACATTATCAGCATCAAGCTTGGCGACATTATCCCAGCAGATGCACGCCTCCTGGATGGTGATCCACTCAAGATTGATCAATCGGCTCTCACTGGAGAATCCCTCCCTGTGACCAAGAACCCAGGTGATGAGATCTTCTCAGGCTCCACCTGCAAGCAGGGTGAGATTGAGGCTGTTGTCATCGCCACTGGCGTTCACACCTTCTTTGGGAAGGCAGCCCACCTTGTCGATAGCACCAACAATGTTGGCCACTTTCAGAAG GTTCTCACGGCGATCGGTAATTTCTGCATCTGTTCGATCGGACTGGGAATGCTGGTGGAGATTGTTGTCATGTACCCAATTCAGCACCGAAGGTATCGGGATGGGATCGACAACCTTCTGGTGCTCCTAATTGGAGGAATACCAATTGCTATGCCCACTGTGCTATCAGTCACAATGGCAATTGGGTCGCACCGGCTATCTGAGCAAGGGGCCATTACAAAGAGGATGACAGCAATTGAGGAGATGGCAGGGATGGACGTGCTGTGTAGTGACAAGACTGGGACTCTCACCCTAAACAAGCTCACTGTAGACAAGAACATGATTGAG ATTTTTGTGAAAGACATTGACAAGGACACTGTGGTCCTATATTCGGCAAGGGCCTCCCGGGTTGAAAACCAGGATGCAATTGATGCCTCCGTTGTTGGAATGCTGGCTGACCCGAAGGAG GCTAGAGCGGGGATCCAGGAGGTGCATTTCTTGCCCTTCAATCCAGTGGACAAGCGCACAGCAATCACCTACACTGACTCTGCTGGCAAGTGGCACCGGATCAGCAAAGGTGCCCCTGAACAA ATCATTGAACTCTGCAACATGAGAGAGGATTCCAAGAAAAGAATCCATGCCATAATCGATAAGTTCGCCGACCGTGGGCTCCGGTCTCTGGGAGTAGCAAAGCAGGAGGTGCCCGAGGCGAACAAGGAGAGCCCTGGTGGACCATGGCAATtcattggcctcctccctctcttcgaTCCACCGAGGCATGATAGTGCAGAGACCATCCGCCGGGCACTTAACCTTGGGGTCAATGTGAAGATGATCACTGGTGACCAACTGGCCATTGCAAAGGAGACTGGAAGAAGGCTTGGCATGGGGACCAACATGTACCCCTCCTCCAGCCTTCTCACAGACAAGAAGGATGCCATCAGTGGTGGCATCCCCATTGATGAGCTCATCGAGAAGGCTGATGGGTTTGCCGGTGTCTTCCCAG AGCATAAGTATGAGATTGTGAAGCGGCTGCAGGACCGGAAGCACATCTGCGGCATGACAGGCGATGGTGTGAACGATGCGCCTGCCCTGAAGAAAGCTGACATCGGCATTGCAGTTGCCGATGCCACCGACGCAGCTCGTGGTGCATCTGACATTGTGCTGACGGAGCCTGGTCTCAGTGTGATTGTTAGTGCAGTGCTGACCAGCCGTGCCATCTTCCAACGCATGAAGAACTACACCATTTATGCAGTCTCCATCACCATCCGTATTGTTCTTGGCTTCCTACTCCTTGCCCTCATATGGCAATTTGATTTTTCACCTTTCATGGTTCTCATCATCGCCATCCTAAATGATGGCACCATAATGACCATCTCCAAGGACCGTGTCAAGCCTTCCCCTGTCCCTGACTCTTGGAAGCTTCGCGAGATCTTCGCCACCGGCATCGTTCTTGGCACCTACCTGGCCCTCATGACGGTTCTCTTCTTCTGGATTGCACAAGAGAGTGACTTCTTCTCT AATGCCTTCAAGGTGAGGTCAATAAGAGACAACACCGATGAGCTTACAGCAGCTCTGTACCTTCAAGTAAGCATAATAAGCCAGGCGCTTATCTTTGTCACCCGGTCAAGGGGATGGTTCTTTGTCGAGCGCCCTGGTCTCTTGCTTGTTGGTGCTTTTGTAGCTGCACAGTTG GTTGCCACAGTCATTGCGGTGTATGCAAGCTGGGGCTTTGCGCAAATCCATGGGATTGGATGGGGATGGGCAGGAGTCATATGGCTCTACACCATCGTTACCTTCTTCCCTCTTGACatcctcaagtttatcattcgCTATTCTTTGAGTGGCCAGGCTTGGGACAACCTTTTCCAGAACAAG ACCGCATTCACTAACAAGCCAGATTATGGGAAGGGAGAACGGGAGGCACAATGGGCGCTAGCTCAGCGAACCCTGCATGGTCTCCACCCACCAGAGGATTCAGGCAGTCTCTTTAATGAGAAGAGCAACAACTACAGAGAGTTGTCTGAGATTGCTGAGCAGGCAAAGAGGCGGGCTGAAGTTGCCAG GCTCAGAGAGCTTCACACGCTCAAGGGACATGTCGAGTCAGTAGTGAAGCTGAAGGGACTGGACATTGAGACAATCCAACAGCACTATACAGTTTAA